In Excalfactoria chinensis isolate bCotChi1 chromosome 27, bCotChi1.hap2, whole genome shotgun sequence, the DNA window CTCGGGTTGCTCTGAAGGTGGGCGGCAGGGAGGGCCGGGCTGAGCTCCCCACACTGAGCAGCCACTCCTCCAGCCTCACATCGCAGCCCCCCCCCTCACctgtcctccccagctctgccttcccgtGCTTCACGTACCTCCGCAGCCACTGCAGACAGAGGTCCTCCAGGTAAAGCTTGTTCCTCTCAGCATCACCGCCTTCCTCCCACTTCCTCTTGGTAGGAACTGCCTCTGGAACCGCCGCAGTGAACGTCATCGTGTCTTTGTCAAAGGCAATGAAGTCTCTCCCATCATAGCCATACTGATAATACACCCGGGTGGTGCCGTCCTCAAGGATGTCACAGCCAGCCATCCGCTGCACCGTGTGAGaccctgaaacacagccaggCACGCGGTGACAGGCCCCTCCAGCTTCAAGGGTCTCACTGaagtggggatggggttggggtccccccCGGGTCGCAGCACCCCGAGCTCGGTGGGGCTGTGACGGGCAGCCCCGGGACGGTGCCGCCgggcaggaccagccctggggggtgcgggcggcactgcgccatggagccccatcccacagcacggagCCGCGGTGCCGGCCGTGCTCACCGCCGCTCAGGTTGTAGAGCCGTGCTAAATTGACCAGGTTCACGCGGTGATTCTGCTCAGCTTTCCGCGCGTACCGCGTCTGGTTATCCCAGTACTGCTGGTCCATGTTGGCCGCAATCCACTGGGTGCGGGGTACGTACCTCTGCGCGGTGCTGTTGTAGTGCACGAAGATTTCGCCGTCCACGTACCCCACCTCAAAGAACCagggcagcccggggccgggatCCGTCATCGCCGTTTCAAAGTACCGCAGGGAATGGAGCTCTGCGGCGACGGAGGAAAGCGGGGCCGTGAGCCGCGGGTGGGGGTCCCACGGGCACAGCCCCGGGGTGGGGTTACGGGGACGGAGGGGTCCCGGTCCGGCCGCActcaccgcccgccgccccgcacacggcgcacagcagcagccccagcatcccgcaCAGCCACAGCGCTGCGTTCTGGGAACCACAACAACCCGCAACGCAACCCCGCTCCTCCCCTTTTGAGTCTTCCCGGACCCTCCCCTCACTCCCTTCGCCTCCGCCTCGCCAATGGTGAACGGGAGCGTGTGTGACGTCTCCAGGCGCCAGGCAGAATGCGCTCACGCATTTTGGGACGAGAAAGCGAAAGTGCGTAGCGGGGGAGGTGACGGGAGCGGTGCGGAGCCGACCCCAGCCCACCGGGGGCATCCCGGGCTGTGTTCCCACCGGGGCCGTGTCCCTACCCATGGGAGGGGGCCGAGGGCCTCTGTCGGAGGTATCGGGGATACGAGGGGCgatgggaaggcagggagcCGTAGGTCGGAGCTCGGCCGGGGGGCTGCGATGAACCCCGTCCCCGGATTCAGGCGTGGGGTGCACGGAGCGATCCTTCCAGCACGGAGCCGTCGGACACGGAGAGGCACTGAGGGCGAGGGAAACCTCTGGGATTTCTGCTCCAACCGGGAGTCAGTGGCTTATCTCAGTTCGCTGTTGTCTCCAGCTTAATGCTGGTGACTCATGACCCGTATCCAGGTCACTAAAACGCAGAGCCGACAAGAGCCCGGAATATTGAAGCTCTAAAGAGCCGCTTAAGATCGCAACCTGACACCCCCAGTCTGCCTGAGGGTAAGGGAGCAGCTGGTCGCTCTACAGATCGGCCCACAGTGCGGTCGGCTGCCCCGCTACCACCATCGGATGAGGATTTTACTGC includes these proteins:
- the LOC140263080 gene encoding class I histocompatibility antigen, F10 alpha chain-like, which codes for MLGLLLCAVCGAAGELHSLRYFETAMTDPGPGLPWFFEVGYVDGEIFVHYNSTAQRYVPRTQWIAANMDQQYWDNQTRYARKAEQNHRVNLVNLARLYNLSGGSHTVQRMAGCDILEDGTTRVYYQYGYDGRDFIAFDKDTMTFTAAVPEAVPTKRKWEEGGDAERNKLYLEDLCLQWLRRYVKHGKAELGRTEQPEVRVWGKEADGILTLSCRAHGFYPRPIAVSWVKDGAVLGQDTHSGGIVPNSDGTYHTWVTIEALPGDGDKYQCRVEHASLPQPGLYSWERPQSNVVPIVVGVVVAIVVIAIMAGVGFVIDKCYAGK